A genomic window from Elaeis guineensis isolate ETL-2024a chromosome 3, EG11, whole genome shotgun sequence includes:
- the LOC105042303 gene encoding serine/threonine-protein kinase EDR1 produces the protein MKNIFKIHKKNPHRSNEIAPSSASAASATATAASPSPAALSPSCASDHRAAAQGTGATPSPPSPSPPAEAARPTTGDRQDYFSSEEEFQVQLALAISASKEEFRADPDGDQIRAAKLLSLGGHRMDQDREDGTADSLSRRYWDYNVLDYNEKVADGFYDIFRLASDYSSQGKMPSLVDLQTSIGDLGFEVIIVNRSIDTALLELEQIAQCISLDCPVADTGLLVQRISELVTEHMGGPVKDAGDMLARWMEKSTELRTSQQTSLLLIGCIKVGLSRHRALLFKVLADNVGIPCKLVKGSHYTGVDDDAVNIIKLGDGREFLVDLMAAPGTLIPADVLSVKDAALNSNVPRLNKNATPWTANSSLDNLSRAESSFGQHIGGHHTGGNGSSALSDNKHGEAMQVKTIVVPSVQNASAVTSSGADGCSSSGNTNLFLQNQSNQLSCSTSATSSKQKGVIEVPVDGDSLRNEKLSTDTDLQDTADSTDPFADLNPFQVVGIGKNSAPFRATDIRNTGYQRRRESIVSGPGRPQRPLVWKGQSACNEVPSTKQHNFVDGPFPRKKYDLNASSSQVQSSAGNIHSKGSNDNIARVSSISCSSGVDMSGNEMTSVSTQTTACPSSGLSKSSISSEKNQHSELERSYVNARTNKPFTQSSEAKYKGNDHAHELVSQSSMPYHIKEGKKNVIGKRDLKYQYDRSVGAIIESKDQESSNSPSQVRPSRLDPMLDDVSEWEILWEDLVIGERIGLGSYGEVYRADWNGTEVAVKKFLDQDFYGDALDEFRSEVRIMRRLRHPNVVLFMGAVTRPPNLSIVSEFLPRGSLYRILHRPNCQIDEKRRIKMALDVAKGMNCLHTSVPTIVHRDLKSPNLLVDKNWTVKVCDFGLSRLKHNTFLSSKSTAGTPEWMAPEVLRNEPSNEKCDVYSFGVILWELATLRMPWSGMNPMQVVGAVGFQERRLDIPKEVDPLVARIIWECWQTDPSLRPSFAQLTTALKSLQRLVIPSHQDTQSPPVAQEISVNSTP, from the exons ATGAAGAACATTTTCAAAATCCACAAGAAAAATCCCCACCGATCCAACGAGATCGCGCCCTCATCCGCGTCCGCCGCCTCCGCGACCGCGACCGCGGCATCGCCGTCGCCCGCAGCTCTCTCCCCCTCATGCGCCTCGGACCACCGCGCGGCGGCGCAGGGGACGGGGGCGACGCCATCGCCGCCGTCGCCCTCCCCGCCGGCGGAAGCCGCACGGCCGACGACGGGGGACCGGCAGGACTACTTCTCCTCCGAGGAAGAGTTCCAGGTGCAACTGGCTCTGGCGATCAGCGCGTCCAAGGAGGAGTTTAGGGCTGATCCAGATGGCGATCAGATCCGCGCGGCGAAGCTGCTGAGCCTGGGGGGCCACAGgatggatcaagatcgggaggaCGGGACCGCGGATTCGCTCTCGCGGCGGTATTGG GACTATAATGTGCTTGACTATAATGagaaggttgctgatgggttctATGACATATTTAGGCTTGCAAGTGATTATTCAAGCCAGGGAAAGATGCCATCACTTGTAGATCTCCAAACAAGCATAGGAGATCTTGGTTTTGAAGTTATTATAGTCAACCGTTCAATTGATACCGCCCTATTAGAGTTGGAGCAAATTGCACAGTGCATTTCTTTGGACTGCCCTGTTGCTGATACTGGGCTTTTGGTGCAAAGGATATCTGAGCTTGTTACGGAGCATATGGGTGGTCCTGTTAAGGATGCAGGCGACATGTTAGCTAGGTGGATGGAGAAAAGCACTGAGTTACGAACCTCACAACAAACTAGTTTATTACTGATTGGTTGCATAAAAGTAGGTTTATCTCGTCACCGTGCGCTACTTTTCAAG GTCCTTGCAGATAATGTTGGCATTCCTTGCAAGCTGGTTAAAGGGAGTCATTACACTGGTGTTGATGATGATGCTGTCAATATAATTAAGTTGGGTGATGGAAG GGAGTTCCTGGTTGATCTTATGGCAGCCCCAGGCACCCTCATTCCTGCTGATGTACTCAGTGTGAAGGATGCTGCCTTGAATTCTAATGTGCCAAGACTAAACAAAAATGCAACTCCTTGGACAGCAAATAGTTCACTGGACAACTTATCTAGAGCAGAATCATCATTTGGTCAACATATTGGTGGTCATCATACAGGTGGCAATGGAAGTTCTGCTTTAAGTGACAATAAGCATGGAGAAGCCATGCAAGTAAAGACAATAGTGGTACCTTCTGTTCAAAATGCTTCTGCTGTTACATCATCAGGTGCTGATGGATGCAGTTCTAGTGGTAATACAAATTTGTTTTTGCAAAACCAGTCAAATCAGTTATCTTGTTCTACTAGTGCAACTTCTTCAAAGCAGAAAGGGGTTATTGAGGTTCCTGTGGATGGTGATAGTTTAAGGAATGAAAAGTTGAGCACAGACACAGATTTACAAGATACTGCAGACTCTACAGACCCTTTTGCAGATCTGAACCCATTCCAGGTAGTTGGAATTGGCAAGAATTCTGCACCTTTCAGAGCCACTGATATTAGAAACACTGGATACCAGAGACGTAGAGAGAGCATTGTCTCAGGCCCTGGAAGACCTCAGCGTCCTCTGGTATGGAAAGGCCAATCTGCATGCAATGAGGTTCCTAGCACAAAGCAGCACAATTTTGTGGATGGGCCTTTTCCACGGAAAAAATATGATCTTAATGCATCATCATCTCAAGTGCAGAGCTCTGCTGGAAATATACACTCCAAAGGTTCCAATGACAATATTGCTCGAGTTTCTAGTATTTCATGCTCTTCTGGTGTAGATATGTCTGGTAATGAGATGACTAGTGTTTCTACTCAAACTACAGCCTGTCCTTCCTCTGGACTTAGTAAGTCAAGCATTTCTTCAGAAAAGAATCAACATAGTGAACTGGAACGTAGCTATGTTAATGCCAGAACAAATAAACCATTTACTCAGTCATCAGAAGCGAAATATAAAGGGAATGATCATGCACATGAGTTGGTTTCGCAAAGTAGCATGCCATACCACATAAAGGAAGGTAAAAAGAATGTTATTGGCAAACGTGATTTGAAGTACCAATATGATAGATCTGTGGGAGCAATTATAGAATCAAAAGATCAAGAATCCTCAAATTCCCCATCACAAGTGAGGCCAAGTAGGCTTGATCCAATGCTAGATGATGTGTCTGAATGGGAAATCCTGTGGGAAGACCTTGTAATTGGCGAAAGGATTGGGTTAG GTTCTTATGGAGAAGTGTATCGTGCTGATTGGAATGGAACG GAAGTAGCTGTGAAGAAATTCTTAGACCAAGATTTCTATGGAGATGCTTTGGATGAGTTCCGAAGTGAA GTGCGGATAATGCGCAGGTTGCGGCATCCAAATGTTGTTCTTTTCATGGGTGCTGTGACTCGGCCTCCAAATCTCTCCATTGTTTCAGAATTTCTCCCAAG AGGAAGCTTGTACAGAATTCTTCATCGTCCAAATTGCCAAATTGATGAGAAGCGTAGGATAAAAATGGCCCTTGATGTG GCCAAGGGCATGAATTGTTTGCACACTAGTGTACCAACAATTGTTCATCGCGATCTGAAATCGCCAAATTTGTTGGTAGACAAGAATTGGACAGTTAAG GTTTGTGATTTTGGTCTTTCACGCTTGAAGCATAATACGTTTTTATCATCCAAGTCCACTGCTGGCACG CCTGAGTGGATGGCACCAGAGGTGTTGCGCAATGAACCATCCAATGAAAA GTGTGATGTCTATAGCTTTGGAGTGATCTTATGGGAGCTTGCAACGCTGAGGATGCCATGGAGTGGGATGAACCCAATGCAGGTGGTTGGTGCTGTTGGATTCCAGGAGCGACGGCTTGATATTCCAAAAGAAGTTGATCCTTTGGTTGCAAGGATTATTTGGGAATGCTGGCAGAC AGACCCAAGCTTGCGTCCCTCATTTGCACAACTGACAACTGCTCTGAAGTCCTTGCAGCGGCTTGTCATCCCTTCCCATCAAGACACACAAAGCCCACCGGTGGCACAAGAGATATCGGTGAACTCTACACCCTAA